The Rhinolophus sinicus isolate RSC01 linkage group LG17, ASM3656204v1, whole genome shotgun sequence DNA segment ggtaaaGGGAAGGTAatgtttctgaattatttattttaagctaCAAAATTATGCCACATTTGCTGTAAGTTCATAACAAGTTTATTCTTTTGTGGTGTATTTTTcttataactattttaaaaacatataaaattgcCTTTCATTAaagcaccttttaaaaaaataatggtaagATATACATAacttaagtgtgcagttcagtggtattaGTACATATTCAGTATTGTGCAACCAATCTCAAGAactctttcatcttgcaaaactgaaactgcataccccttccccacctcaccccagcccctggcagccaccattctactttctgtctctatgaagttGACTCCTcaaggtacctcatataagtggaatccatacggtatttttctttttgtgacaggctaaaacactttttaaataatagttatgCACTTGGAGACTTTAGAATGGTCATGTACCTACATGTAGAGTACAGTGATATGCCCTTCTGGGTGCCGGAAGCCTGTGGAAATGCAATATCCATCCATTTTTGCCCTTTTTGTGCAAGCACCCAAACAGCTGAGACATATTTTCCAGTCTGACACAATAATATGAGCAAAGATTTTAGcacattatatacacacatacatatatatatatatatatatatatatatatatatatatatgaaaatagcAAGTCTATTTATTGTTGCTTGTAGTAATTTACATTTGATAAGAATCACAGACTATTAGAACTAGAAAGAGATATTAGAATCATCCAGTTCAACCCATGCTCATTGTACAAATGACAAAACAGAGACAGACTGGCAAAGTGACTTACTGAagaccaataacaaaaaaaacaagttttctgAATTCTGTATACTTTCCTCATATGAAATGAACAGTCTTATGGTATAGCTGATTATGTCCTTGAATTATAAAGACtaacatttatagaataaaataagtaaaaagctaatgtttaattaaaaaacaaacaaataatgaatAACAGGAAAAGTTATGCCTGTCCTTAATTTTTACATTAGGGATTGGTTTATTAGGGCTATATACACCATTGTTTCATTAAAGCAAAAGTCTGTTTCATAGGATTTTTGAAATACTGAATCCCCAGCATGGGATTTAATTCTATAATACTAGATTTTTCTTGCACTACAGCTCAGTGTATATAACTGATATATCTCATTTTGTATAAGCATTTTTTAGTGGGTCATTGtatgaataagtgaataatttCTTCTAGAATTGGGGATACCATCCACTTAAAAATCAGCACCCAGGGAAAATCACAACAGTCATCTCcttatttacataattatttaaaaaatccacacACTTCAgttctgtttatttataaattatgtgtaCAAACTACTACACTGTTATTGTATGCAttaaaagtttaaacaaaatatacattttttaaaagatatcaaaaataaattttttttttccttctatacccagtGGATCATTTTATACACATCTTTCCTTTAGAAATAAAAGGGTGTTGGGGATATTAATAATGATCATCATTTACGTAATTCAGTGGTAATCTAGCCTGTTGTTACTGAGAGTTAGAACagtataaaatgaattaatccAGTACAATAGAATGTATTAAAGTACTTTCATGAAGGTCTTTGGAATGACAACTTTAAGAGgctgtataaaaatgtaataatcaaGTCAATCAACATTTATTTGGCATCTGCAAATAAGAGACAATATCCATCTACCAAGAAGGAACTTAGAGTCGGAAGGCATTTTACTTAGATGTGTACGTAAGTCCTGTGTGTACATGTAAAGATAACTGATAATTCAAGCAGGAATATAAGAAGTATGTTACAGAGAATGGAGACATTCATGGAGAGAAGCAGTCCCTTCAGGCCTGTGGGAGTCAACAAGGGCTTCAAGGACGAGTAGctattgtttttgtattattttattttagtctgaGTCTTATGATTTGAATAGGCAGAAAGCACTGAAGATATTTAGAAGACAGTGAGTTGATTCGTTTTATTGAAGCAGATGGTTTTTGTGAAGGAAATTAATAGAAGGAAAGCTAAAGTGGATTGATTCTTTTCAGGACGATACTATTCTTACTTAGGCGAAGCAAACTGGACTTTTTCTGTTTGCAGTGGGGGAATTGCTAAGCTTAAGTGTGATGTAATCAGAGTGGTCGTAATGTAATCAGAATACTGATCTTTTGGCAATGTAGAATACATTTTGGAGAAAATGGAGTTAGGGAGACCAGTTGGCAAGCTATTATACAATTCTTAGCAAGAATTCACATTGGAGTGCCAGGCACCTTTCTAAGCACTCCTCGAGTGTTAAACTCTATGAGGgaagcactattattatcccccattttacaaatgaggaagcgGAGGCACAGAGCAGTTCTCTCCTCTAGCTGCTGCCATAGATAATTTGGATCTAACTAGAATTCTGTCTCTGAATAGAAATGAGGGACAAGTCCCTGAAAGACTGAAAATCAGCATGAATAGAACTCAGATTGACTGTTGGCAGGGCGGGCAGGAGGGAATTGTCAAAGATGAGCTGAGCGAATTCAGAAATGGGTGGTAACATAAATCAAAATAGAGAAATCAAGATCAATTGACCCACCAATTTTACTTACAGAAATTTATCCCAAAGATAAAATCatagagaatgaaaaggaagaacaaaattattttttaaagttacaagaTACTGATTACCACGTTTAtgagaggggagaaaaagaaaaagattattaccaaaatgttaatgatttataaatttattagtattttctaGGTTTTCTTCAGTAAACATACTGCTTTTATAATAATAGTTTACTTATTTCTAAAAGGAATATGCCACTTTggggaaaacattattttagagtttacgtactaattcattcattcactcctcaGGTATTTATTTCAGTGCTTACAACATGCTGAGCACAATACGCCAAACCTGATCCTGATTAGATGTTtgatataaaagaatgaaaagaagttCACTTTCTTTCAGAAGTGTTCAGTCTAGCAGGAAGCTAGGCTGCAAACAAATAATCCCAGTGCAATATGACATAGAAAACATGTTCATGACATAGTCAGCAATTTGGGGAAAGCCTTCTAGATGTGTTTGTCTGAATCTGGGAAGGTGTAACATTTAAGATATTGTTTTAGATAAGCCTTAAAATTTTCCAGGTTGACAGGTAAGCGGGAAGAAGGCGTTTCAGTAGAGGGAGCAGCAGCAACGTGTGAGGTGATGGTAGAATATCCAGATGCAAACATCCTGCTTTGGTTAGAAGCAGGAGGCAGAGCTCCAGGCAGGAGTCACCTAAGCAGGGTGGTACCTGTAGCCTTGAAGCTGTATGATACCTCGAAAGGAGAATATCTTGAAGAAAGCCTTTTTAAGAcgtaagagaaggaagaagatgCCGATGAAGGACCTAGAGAAGTGGGAAGAGTAAGAATATTATGATGTGGAGGCCCAAGAAAGCAGAGATGTGAATGGTCAGTGGTCTCCACTGCTGCAGACAAACAGCCACTTTGCCATGTATGTGTTTCCAGTCTTTGTTCTGcgttttgttgttatttaaaatcacatcatagtctttacatatatatatatttaccgtTTTGGGGGGGtggttgtttggtttgttttttagcttTGGGGCATTTAGGTGTTTTCCTCTAAGGAAACAATCTTGTAAAGAATTCAGGAGAATAGCTTATGAAAAAATGGATTCaagtgtaaaatatatgtaaaatattgagAAAGTTAGCAGTGAGCTTACTAGACTGAAACAAAGATGAgctttattcatctatttattctAGGCACTTAGATCAGTGAccaatattgaataaataaagagaggaaggaatgaaatTAAGCAATAAAGGTAGAGATATTAGGATGAGTTCTAGGGATTTTTATGGCAGTGAAAACTTATTTATGCTTATGTGGGTACAAGGAACAAATTGTAGTTTGAGTAGCCTTGAAAAAGATGAGAGATACCTTTTCCTCTTGAGACTGAGGGCCAGAAGGCACAGGATTTGTGCACATGTTTTCAAGATGGGCAAGAACACGGAACCTGGGCCCTGAGAAGCCTTCCTCTCAGTACAGCAGGCGATGGAGCGTCTGCTGAGAGGGAGGTAATGAGGAGGTGTGATTACAGGCTTAAGGAGAGTGGAAGCAGATTTTGAGGTGTTCCTTttgaggaggaggatgggaagAGCAGTGAGAGGTGCATAAAGGACTGTGGAGCAGGAGTGAGGACCTAGCTGGAGGCCGATTGGATGGTCATAGAGGTTAGGAGTGGCTCGTGGACTCGTTCCTGTCACAATGCTAGTAACTTGGATTGTGAGAATTTGGATGGAAGACTACTTTTATTCACAGAATACACTATTTTTATAGTCTTAAAGTTGAAAGATGTATTTAGTTCAATTCTtgattaatagaaaacaaaaatagtaattttaatgtTCATGTAGAATTAGatcactgaaatgaagaagaaGCATTTATTATGAGCATTGTTTCATAAACCATAAAACATATTAACCTCATCCTTCCATTTTTAACAGTAAGCGGTAACTCACCTTCGTTGATGAAAGTTACTGGTGGTATCTTGAAAGGGCTCTTAGTGGGAGAAGTCGCCAGATCAGGCGGTGGCATTACATCTCTGGGATAACTGGGATCCCTCTGTATCTCGTTGCCCCCCAGCAGACCAGGGGTGTACTGGTGACTGTTAGGAATGTGGTGTGGCACAACCTGGACAAGAGGAGGGGACACATGGGGGTCCTGTCGGGAAAACAGTCTCATGCACTGCTCTTCCAACAAGGTGATCATCACGGACTGGTTATTGACAAGATCGGTCAAGGAAGCATATTTCACCTCTAGGTCCCGGTACCGTGTTGCCATCTTCAGCATTTCTGTGGTGACATTGAGGATTTTATTTTCCAGCTGGGAAAGTTCCAGTGAATTGTCCCTCTTGCGGATAATCTCGTGTAACAGTTGCATGTAGAGTTGGGTGACGCGAGAATTCATGTTCCGGCTCTCTTTCCTCAGCAGCTTCACCTCGTTGACTATGTTCCCATCCACGTCCACCACCAGCTGCAGGACGTCTATCTCCCGCTTCTGCTTGGAGAGCACGTCCTTCAGATTTTCCAGGTCCATCCTGGTGATCATGTCTTTGATGGCACCAGCGTCTTGCCCTTTGGTGTTGACACAAATTGGCCCTGTTATTTTCTGTTCAGGCACCAGGAATGTGTATGCACATTTCTTCACTTCCTCTTTACTGTCTGCGGCACGCGGGTATCTCCTCTGggttactttttttattttgaactgtCCTCCTCTGCAGTGTCCAGTGCCCATCAGCAGGAAGAGTAGCACACTGAGAGTCCAGATAAAAGCCTTCATTTTGAAATGAGGTTGTGTGacgtctttttaaaaacaaaccaatgaaTGGGAAAAGTAAAGCGAATTAATATTAATCTACTTTCAAAGTCAGTAATATAAAAAAGGATCTAAGGGAAAAACAGTACCTGTTGACGTTAGTAAGTTGGGCTGGGGTTAACGTTACTGATTTCTTAAATTCAGTATCGTGGTGCCTTCGCATCTGTTTAAGAAGTGGGTTTCAGAGCCTAGTTGTCTGGCTGCCACCTTACTGCTCGTTGTTCCCCGGCTCAAGAGCAGAGTTGGGTGAGTGCCTCTCTGTGCAAGGGCACGCTGTCAGGTGCTCTGGGGGCTTGTGAGACCCTAAGAAGACACTGCTTACCTTCAAGAAGCTCACTTGCTgtcttaaaattctaaaatggtAGACAGTGTTTGTAAGGCGTTAGTTAAAACATTATTCCCTGATTAGTGTTAAAGTTACTAGGTGACTTTACTATTCAGTGGTTTGTATTTATGTTGtgcattttcaattaaattaGCCCTCTCAAATGCCTTTTTTAATCTCTCAAACACTTTAAGACAAAGCTAAAACGGGAAAATTTTAgcatcatatttttgtttttgtagccTGTCCTTTTGGGATCGGTGACAAGTCGAAGAGTGATAGAATGCTTGTAGTCATTATTGTGGGTAATTGTGTTTCCTAAACCATAATATTATATGTGCTTTAAGCTTATATATGATTTGGCAGTTTCATTCTTCTAATAGGTTCTACTGAACTgttttagtaaaatgttaataattttctaTAATCATCACCAAGGAAAGAAACTATCTGTAATTGAATATGATTGTTGAAAAGCCTTAGAGACCATGTCATTCGTGAACTCTGTGAACCCGTGTGCATGTGGAAGGCCAGGGCCACACAAAGAAGTACTATTAGAACTAGATCTAGAATTCAGGTTCCCTGGCTCTTCGGTGAGTGTGTATAGCAGTGACACAGATGCTAAAATGTGTGCTTGGCATGCTTCATTTTCGCTGTGGCAGATGAGAAATACTGGTCCTCTATAGCACAGTTGCTACAGAAATAGTAGAACCAAAGctgcttcctttctctcaagTTAACGCTGAAAGAGTAGTGGCAGTAGGATGGCTAAGATGCGTCACTCCGTCAGGTTCATTGGTAAGCTGTTGTGCCCACGCTTATCAACTTCGTTCCTATCTGCTGTTTTTAAGGAAGGGCAGTGGATATACTAAGACGGAGCTTTTCTATCCCCTTGTCCACCCGAGTACTTGTTTTCTGACTTGAGAAGCCAGGTCCCCTGTTGTTAGGCCTACGGTCAATAAGAACAGCTCTTACTGCACGTTTGTTAAATGGCATTGTTTGAAGCCCTTTACAAGTCTTAAATCTTTCACTCTCACTACGACCCTCTGGGGTAGATTGTAATCCTCATTTTCAAACGAAGAAACTGGCACCCAGAAGTTAAGTACCTtatccagagtcacacagcttctaagagagggagccagaatttgaacccaggtggaAAACCCCAGGGTTCGTATTTCCCACCAACCACCACATCGTGTGGCAACGTACTCTCTCACATATTCTATCACCAACACTAACAATCCCTTATATTTATGTGTGCTTAGCGCGTTAACTATTTGCATTAACTACACCACTGGGAAGTAAATGTATGCCATTTTGCAAAGGAATAAAGTCCAGGAGAAGCTGAAATACTCAAAGGGGACTCAGATCTTCTACTTGTAACTTTTCTAGACCTGTGATTTTTATCCTAGCCATGTCATAACTACAGGAGTCTTTAActttgtatttcttgtttttcacaaaatggagtggtaatgaaaataaagaatggatTGAGTGTGGAGAATTACTGTTCTTGTACTAAATAATCAAGACCGGAAGGATGAGTATAATTTCCATGTTTATGTTAAAGGCTTTCTATTGATGGCTGATAGCCAGAAGCACACTTGGATGAGtacttttagttttctgttttcatgCTTTGCCTTGTGACGTCAGTAGAAATTTTAGACCTTAAAAGTCatctatgtatttcatttaaagaagGACTTTAACTACCTAGAGTTAgctacaccaaaaaaaaaaaaaaaagatttctcctGATATTTGCAGATTCATGGAATTTAGATAcggttttatttaaaaactgaggaCAGTAAACTAGAAACCATCCATCTCCTCTGTTCACGGGCAGCATTTCTACACAGTTAACTTACCTTGTGCTCAAatccatttatttcactttcataatAGAATGGAAACTCTTAGatcataacattttaataaataatgctcTACGAAATAAGCTATCAAAACAAGGAAAACTCAGAAAACATTGTGAAACTTCAAAACAAgtagaattttataaaaacattctgTCTGAAAAGCTTGCATTCCTCTCAGACACAGATTTTTCTGAAACAGCTAAGAGCCTAGAATCCAAGGCTGTTACTGTGACTTTGCATCAGTGTTGTCATGGAAGAACAAAAACGTGCAACTACGAATCTAAATTACAATAGCAACAGCTTCCTTTTGGGGTCTTTTGCCTTGGCTCTTTGTGGGTTCCTATGCGATGAAACCATGACACACATCACTGTCTACCGTAAGAGAATGTGACCTAAATTAATACTTAAAGGAGGCaactgaaagtttatttttttagaacaaaTAACAATTCCCGCCCGTATCCTTATACAAGTAATGACTTTGTTGTCCACATAAAGTCGAGTGAGGAGCCACATTTCTTAAGTAGTAGACTAGCTACGTCATGAATAAAGAACtcgttttaaaaatacatttactgttacattttctgaaaacattctcttatttaatattttcccacatatgttcagttttaaaagtgaaagatcCATAAATCTGTGTTACCTCATAAAACCTTTCTGTATATGTTACAATTTTCCTAGATCCCAAGagaatattataaatttgttacAGTATACTTAAGTTTAAATCTGTCTTTGCTTGGttgtttttagggaaaaaaagtcttCCATGCTTTGGGTTAATTTTATTGATACTTTTCATAGTTGCTACGTTGCCAGCTAGCAGAGAAGAAATAAGTCAGGATTTACTTCCTTTCAGATGGTAAATACACAGAGGCACTGAACTGGCTGTGACACGCACTGAAAACAGCATGAGGCAATGAACTTAAATTTATGAAGCCTTGAAGATGACTTAGATAAAGAACTTCTAGATTGGGAATTACATTCTGGGAAGAGACTGGTTATCTGTGTGATTTGGGTTTTAAATTAAATGCTTCCCTAAGGCCTCTGTAATAAGAACTGAGGTTTAATGAGGTCCTGCATTTTTCATAGCAAACGACAGCAAAAAAGACATGACAAGTATTTCAGAATCCGGTATTGCTTGGAAATTTTATCAGAATTTCTTGTAAAAATGTGTAAGAGAGATCCTCGCAGTATTTAGAGTTAAGAATCTTTAAGGAAAGAACATGAAATTAAAAGTTGAAGAAATCTTAGCTTTACtattatttgtttgttgaagATTCCTACTgttaatatctttaatatttaaaaggacAGAGGATCCTCAAATCACAACAAATTTAAGTGTCTTTGGTATTAAAGCTTACTATTAGTAactagtaattttatttttaataattctcatAATACAGTTAAAGCCTCcagataaaatattgaaagaaacttCTTGTGTATTGTTACCAAAATTACttctatgtaaaaaatatatatttttggtctTTTAATCATGTATTTAACTAATTGTGtcttctgagtttttattttctgttgttaatGCTGACTTACATAATACTTCTATcacgttttctttttctcctcaatcCTAATCTGTAaggttttaagtttttttatttatcaataactttttcaagtaatttcaattacagtagttttcatttctgttacccAAGTTAAATTACTGTTAACATATAAAcctgggaaaatatttaaaatgttgagttttagcaagaaataaatagaattgtatttctttacaaggatttctatttaatatttcgTTATACTATAGCTGAGGTATTGTTGCAACACTTTTCAGTTGATTTTATATCGTAttagctgtgttttttttaagctatACTTTAATAGTATATATAAATCTTTAGCACACATTGTAGCTACGTGAAGCGAGACTAATCATGTTTACAACTATTAATCATGTTTACAACTATTTAAGTTTGTGTCCTTTAGTTTTTAATCACTGCTATAAGCCTTATACATGAATCTTACTTAAAGCTAAAAATTTCTCTCATGGCAGTAAAACAGTTGTTTTCTGAAACCCAGCATATTTGCATTACTCTATGAGCATATACACTAAATATCATTAAATCGAACCTTAAATAATGCATTAATCATTATAAAGTATGTAGTGACCAGTTTTTACACAAAGTTGCAAAGCAAAACCTTTTTTcagatgaaataaattttagtatattcCAAAATTCTTTGTATAAGAGATTTTGAAATTTCTACTAACGTACAATCATTAGGCATTTTGACTTACATtagaattttttaataaaaattaaaagtattaaaataccTTTTTGCATCTGTTGATTAAGCAAACCCAGAAACTTGCCGCTCTTATTCTTGCCTTTAAAAGTCAGTGTAGAAGTTTGTTCGTCTGTGACTTTAATGGCAACTGCATTTTTGTTTTGGACCGTTGTTTCCAAGCTGTAATAAggaacttctttttcttcttacaaCACTAATCAATTGAATTTGACAAGCcacctatgtaattttaagtAGTGGAGTGGAAGTTCTGGTCTGCGGGCTGTCTTTAATCCAGCAGAGAAAGCATTGTGGCTTTGCTCTGTCTGCCACATGGAGAAATGCGTAACCAGCTGCAGCTGACCCAGATTGTATATACAGTACTCTTGAATAGTGATTCCCTCTTTCTCAGTAGACTCAAGTTCAGCCCACATATTACGTCACCAAAAAAATTGCTGGAGACTGGTGGGGGGAGTCTCCTCCTTAGGATTTCCTCTCTGTGGCCTTAAATAGGGATGGGGGAGCGGGATCAGCAGGAGGTTGAATCGCTCTGAACAAGGAGAGACTGTGTGCAGGTTGAAGGAAGGGCACCATCTGGAAACAAACTATCATAGTTCAGCGGGCAATTATAAAACCTTTCAGTCTGCTGGCCAGAGATCTTTTAAGTTGAATACTGAAAAAATAGTACTCAACTTCACTTAGAAGTAGTTGCAGGCtgatgagtttgtttttgttacaaAGAACGGGTTATACTTTGTCAGGAGGCAAATACAATGCTCTATATATAGCCTAGAAGCAGCTTTAAATTTCAGAAGGTTTTAATAGGAAAATTGATGTTGTTATAATATGTTACATTTTACCATATAATGTttcttaagatatatatatatgtatatatgtgtgtgtgtgtgtgtgtgtgtacacacacacatatatatatggaaatctgtataaaattctttcagaaattgaacactttttaaacttaaactcTGATGTTATATAATGTCACTTCCTCCCATTCTACAACAGGACCCCTCTTATCTGAATAAGGTTCTTCTTACAGCTGACGTATTGTGATTTAAACGCAGACACAACTCTGGCCTGAGTGTGGGGCTCTGGGGGCAGAGTTCTGACCCCCCACCCACTGGCTGTGTGCACTTAGACAAGTCACTTTTACCTACCTCTGGCCCAGTTCTTCTGCTGTGAAATTAGGGTGCTGGAGAAAGAATTACTAATTGTTGAGTACTAACTATGCTATTATACTTTATTAAATCAAGAAATGTGATTACTCACTCAGTAGCTGAGGAAACACACATTTAGGTGTCTTAAGTGACTTGGCTTAGCACTTCAATAGTAATGGAACTGGGGATTagaatctgactccaaagctttaTGCCACATTCTCTCTCACTGATACAATTGCTAGTTGCTGCTGCTAGATAAAACATTTGGGCTTCTACTTTCTGTACATACCATGTGCTTTTCCTGCTCCTTGTTGCCTTAGCTTATGCTATTTTTCATAGTTTCTGGCAGCTGTACCATCAACTGTTTGTTGATCCACAGCCTTATTTAAAGTTAGCTTAGTTTCTGCCTCTTTTACAGaattaattgtttctttaaatccCTATGAGATACATAAAATATACCAGGGGTTGCAACTTCAAGGACCTGTAAAGATAAATGCTCGCAGCAAGAACAAAATGGGTAATAAGTGAAGTAAACCAGAACTAAGGTAACAGGAAAATAAGGGTTATGACAAACTGACATCCTAATGGTTAATATAATGGGATCTGCACCTTTTTCAGCTGTACCTCATTGTTGCCAGATCTCCCCATTTTTTTAGGAAAAGAGTCATTTAGGAATTTAGCTATgatatttcctgattttgaaaaCATCGGGACAAATGGACTTTTGTCTAGCCAGCCTCTAGTCTCTGGTTTATAGTATGTAGGACACTACTTGATCATTCAGTGGTCATGTTGTAGTCACTAATAGCTTAATCTGGGGGAAATGTGAAATAGTAAGATCCTACTGAGCTTTTTCATTTGagtgattttcaaacttcagCAATTAGTAATATTACTAACTGCTGTAGGAAATTGGAATGGCAGATGTTTAGGGACAAATAATGGTTAGTTTGGAATgttaaattgaaaatgaaagtcaGGAGCTCAGTTCTATAGAGAGATTTGGAAAGTCATCAGCAATTTGGCGATAGTCGAAGCTACAGAAgtaaaataatccagaaaaagTATATGTAGTGTGGGAAGATTAATGAGAGACCATGGGGAGGGAATACCAGCTTCCAGGGAAcatgagggaaaacaaaaacccGGGTTGCAGGAAGCTTGGAAGGTTCAAGCCAGTGAAAACcaaagaaggaagggaatggTGGAAAGACTGCAGAAAGACAAAAGAGGAGACCACGAGAGAAGCTTACAAATTGAACAACAAGGAGGCCATTTATGCCTCTGCTGGAATCAGTTGCAGCAGCGTCATATATATTGATTTCAGATTATACAGTGGGTTGAAGAGTGACTGGATAAAATTTAATTGCCGAGGGGATTAGTTTCTACAGTATATTAAGAacttagaaatcaataagaaaaagacaaccctggggaaaaaacagacaaaagacagTTCATAGAAATATAAATGCTTAACGCCATTATTagtcaaggaaatgaaaattaaaacacagtgaGGTATCATTTGATACAAGATTGACAAAAATTAAGGAGACTGATAATACCAAATGTTGACACAAGGATCAGTAGAAACTTACTGTCAGTGGGAATGTGAATTCatatggctttaaaaaacaatggcatcgcttcttggccttttggctaCGCTCAagtgtggtaaaaaaaaataatgtagccCTATCTTGTAAAGTTGAGCATTAATATACCATCCTATGTGTATCTCACAGAGAAATccttgtatatgtatatactaggAGACATGTCCAAAAATGTCTATAGCAACGTGgcaatgggggcggggggaataaTTCAAAATTCTATCAAATAGAATGAGTAAATTGTGATATAGTTATATATTAGTTTATTCCCAGTGTAAGAAATTAGAGCTGCGTTTACCAATGTGAGTAAGCCTTACCTTAGGAACAAAATAGTAAGTGGGACAAGGCATTCACAGAagaccatatttaaaaaaatttatttaataatgtttataaatcaCTTATTGTGTACCTGTTCTAACTTTACTGATATTATTGTTTAATCAcataaattatgatttttttaaagctcaaaaataagtaaaagtgatATATTGTACAGGGATACAGACGTATGTCTTGAAAAGAACAAGGGAATCTTAAAattcagaatagtggttacctctggacAGGAGGTGGGATGATGACAGGGAGGAAACAATCTAGATGATTTAACGGTCTTGGGGAGGTAGTTCTTAGTTTATTGGTCATAGCAAACGTTTGTTGTTTGGAGAtattaaatgtgttaaaatctAATTTGTAACAGATAAAATGatacacaaatgtaaaatgaatacatgtcaaggtttaatttaaataattatgtttataagGAAATTGGGAAGATCTGACACCACTTCAAAGGAGAATTCAAAGTACCACATATACATATAGGTGATCGGGAATGCTGACATGAATTTACAAATAGTTGCAAAATTGGTCAGCATCCACAGGGCTATGATCAGTTACATCCCGCTGGA contains these protein-coding regions:
- the ANGPTL1 gene encoding angiopoietin-related protein 1; translated protein: MQKDVTQPHFKMKAFIWTLSVLLFLLMGTGHCRGGQFKIKKVTQRRYPRAADSKEEVKKCAYTFLVPEQKITGPICVNTKGQDAGAIKDMITRMDLENLKDVLSKQKREIDVLQLVVDVDGNIVNEVKLLRKESRNMNSRVTQLYMQLLHEIIRKRDNSLELSQLENKILNVTTEMLKMATRYRDLEVKYASLTDLVNNQSVMITLLEEQCMRLFSRQDPHVSPPLVQVVPHHIPNSHQYTPGLLGGNEIQRDPSYPRDVMPPPDLATSPTKSPFKIPPVTFINEGPFKDCQHAKEAGHSISGIYMIKPENSNGPMQLWCENSLDPGGWTVIQKRTDGSVNFFRNWDNYKKGFGNIDGEYWLGLDNIYMLSNQDNYKLLIELEDWSDKKVYAEYSSFRLEPESEFYRLRLGTYQGNAGDSMMWHNGKQFTTLDRDKDMYSGNCAHFHKGGWWYNACAHSNLNGVWYRGGHYRSKYQDGIFWAEYRGGSYSLRAVQMMIKPID